The following proteins are encoded in a genomic region of Ornithodoros turicata isolate Travis chromosome 6, ASM3712646v1, whole genome shotgun sequence:
- the LOC135398849 gene encoding E3 ubiquitin-protein ligase RNF144A-like, which translates to MAPRGEQREKRRSFQPFRWLMSRSRETAKKPLAAPVMPSLPKSHTYAGIVHCPNRNPRSLSVCEVAGDGPPFLALCRLCLAIVPGAALYRVAQCGCYFCHQCIQQYVTISAREGNVVIPCPDGTCPVGGTFETSEIEKLVEKEVFQLYLRCKLNRDVELDPHQTWCPGPGCESVCHIVPGLGNGNSSPVHCAKCKLTFCSECKERWHAYQTCDEFRKQLSDDELPSLPGEDLGLIKRCPHCRVPIERDEGCAQMMCKRCRHVFCWYCLASLDDDFLLRHYDKGPCKNKLGHSRASVVWHRTQVVGIFAGFGFLLLLASPLLLLAAPCLLCCRCSSCHRCLDTEPTTI; encoded by the exons ATGGCACCCcgcggagagcagcgcgagaaacggCGCTCCTTCCAGCCCTTTCGATGGCTCATGTCCCGGTCCAGAGAGACGGCCAAGAAGCCCCTGGCCGCACCGGTCATGCCATCGCTCCCGAAGTCCCACACCTACGCGGGCATCGTGCACTGTCCAAACAGGAACCCCAGGTCCCTGAGCGTGTGCGAGGTCGCAGGGGACGGTCCGCCTTTCCTGGCATTGTGCCGCCTCTGCCTGGCCATTGTACCAGGAGCTGCACTGTATCGTGTGGCACAGTGCGGTTGTTACTTCTGCCACCAG TGCATTCAGCAGTACGTCACAATAAGTGCCAGGGAAGGTAACGTCGTCATTCCCTGCCCCGATGGTACCTGCCCCGTCGGCGGCACTTTTGAGACTTCTGAG ATCGAGAAACTGGTGGAAAAGGAAGTATTCCAACTTTACCTTCGTTGCAAGTTAAACCGGG ATGTGGAACTTGACCCTCATCAAACATGGTGCCCTGGTCCCGGTTGTGAAAGTGTCTGTCACATTGTACCTGGTCTCGGAAACGGTAATTCGTCCCCCGTACATTGCGCAAAG TGCAAGCTCACATTCTGTTCCGAGTGTAAAGAACGGTGGCACGCGTACCAGACGTGTGACGAGTTTCGGAAGCAACTGTCAGACGACGAGCT GCCTAGCCTTCCTGGTGAAGACCTTGGGTTGATCAAAAGGTGTCCTCACTGCCGCGTGCCCATCGAACGCGATGAAGGTTGCGCCCAGATGATGTGCAAGCGCTGTCGCCACGTCTTCTGCTGGTATTGCCTCGCCTCACTCGAT GACGACTTCTTGCTCCGTCACTACGACAAAGGTCCGTGCAAGAACAAGCTCGGTCACTCGAGGGCGTCGGTAGTGTGGCATCGCACACAG GTTGTAGGAATCTTCGCTGGCTTTGGATTCCTCCTGCTGTTGGCCTCACCGCTTCTGCTCTTGGCAGCGCCTTGTCTCCTCTGCTGCCGCTGTAGCAGTTGCCATCGTTGTCTCGACACAGAGCCCACAACCATTTGA
- the LOC135398851 gene encoding ribonucleoside-diphosphate reductase subunit M2 B-like translates to MPLSEVNAINLLNALNIKDADKENKTPGAVIKGEKPKTERQDLTQDEPLLRDNPRRFVVFPIEYPDIWRMYKKAEASFWTAEEVDLGKDLPHWNSLKPDERHFISHVLAFFAASDGIVNENLVERFSKEVQLTEARCFYGFQIAIENVHSEMYSLLIDTYIKDTAERQRLFNAIETMPCIKKKADWALKWIADKDSSFGERCVAFAAVEGIFFSGSFASIFWLKKRGLMPGLTFSNELISRDEGLHTDFACLMFSHLVHKPSKERVLDIITEAVVIEQEFLTDALPVALIGMNCALMRKYIEFVADRLLLELGCEKHYNSENPFDFMEHISLEGKTNFFEKKVGEYQKAGVMANKEDQVFTLDADF, encoded by the exons ATGCCTTTGTCTGAGGTTAACGCTATTAACCTGCTAAACGCACTGAATATCAAGGATGCGGACAAGGAAAATAAG ACTCCTGGAGCAGTCATCAAGGGAGAGAAG CCGAAGACGGAACGGCAGGACTTGACGCAAGATGAACCCCTCCTCCGTGATAACCCGAGACGGTTTGTGGTGTTCCCAATCGAGTACCCGGACATCTGGAGGATGTACAAAAAGGCGGAGGCGTCATTCTGGACTGCCGAAGAAGTGGACCTTGGGAAGGACCTGCCTCACTGGAACAGTCTGAAGCCAGATGAAAGGCACTTTATTTCCCACGTGCTGGCCTTCTTTGCAGCTAGCGACGGCATAGTCAACGAGAATCTA GTCGAGAGGTTTAGCAAGGAAGTCCAGCTGACGGAGGCACGTTGCTTCTACGGCTTCCAGATAGCGATAGAAAACGTCCACTCTGAGATGTACAGCTTACTAATTGACACTTACATCAAGGACACTGCCGAAAG GCAACGTTTGTTCAACGCCATAGAAACCATGCCCTGCATCAAGAAGAAAGCGGACTGGGCTCTAAAATGGATCGCGGACAAGGACTCCAGCTTCGGCGAACGTTGTGTTGCCTTTGCTGCTGTCGAGGGCATCTTCTTTTCTGGCTCCTTTGCTTCCATCTTCTGGTTGAAGAAGAGGGGGTTGATGCCGGGTCTCACGTTCAGCAACGAGCTCATCAGCAGGGACGAG GGCCTGCACACAGATTTTGCCTGCCTGATGTTCAGCCACCTGGTGCACAAACCTTCGAAGGAAAGGGTTCTCGACATCATAACAGAGGCGGTCGTCATCGAACAGGAATTTCTGACAGACGCTCTTCCCGTTGCACTCATCGGCATGAACTGCGCACTCATGAGGAAGTACATAGAGTTTGTCGCAGACCGTTTGCTTCTCGAGCTTGGTTGTGAAAAG CATTACAATTCCGAAAACCCTTTTGACTTCATGGAACACATTTCCCTAGAAGGCAAGACAAACTTCTTCGAGAAGAAGGTTGGGGAATACCAAAAGGCTGGTGTGATGGCCAACAAGGAAGACCAAGTGTTCACGCTGGACGCAGACTTTTAG